A window of Clostridium novyi genomic DNA:
AAATTTTGTTAAGTTTAGTGAAATTTATAACTACCCCTCTAATTCCACCATCTTTTACTAATAAATTAGAGCCATTTCCTAATATAAAATATGGAATATTGTAGTGCTTGCAAAGCTTTATTACATCTCTTATTTTTTCATAACTATTAGGGGTAACAAAAACATCTGCAGGTCCACCAACTCTAAATGAAGTATAGCTTTTCATTAATACATTATTTTTTATCTCTTCTTTATCTAGAATACTTTCTAATTTTTTATTAATATCCATATTCTGAACCATTAGCTTCTCCTTGACAATTATTATTATGTAATCAATATAAATCTTAACTAATGAAGATCTATATCTTTTAATTTCCCTTTATTCTTTAAATGTGTTATTAGCTTATTCTCATCATTATTTATTATTAATTCTTGTGGCATATCTATGCTATCTAATATTTGTTGAACTTTATCAAAGTTTCCTATAGTGAAACATACATGAGAATCACTTCCTAGTATTATCTTTGCACCATATTTCTTACAAAGTTTTGCAATTTCAGTACAATTAGGTATACTTCCTATACGAGATGTTTTAAAAGAACTATTATTTATCTCTATTAGAATATTTTTTTCCTTTGCCTTTTTAACAATTTCTTCAGCATGTATAGGAAATGCGGGATTACCAGGATGTCCTATAATATCAACATATGGATTATCCATAACCTTTAAAATAGCTTGTGTATTTTCGTCAATAGTTCCCGGTGTAACACAAGGCTCATGTAAACTTGCTATTACTATATCTAAATCTTTAAGAATGTCTTTAGGTAAATCTACATTTCCCTCATAATCAACAACATTTACCTCACATCCATGTAGCATTGTAACACCATATATTTTTCTTGGCAATACCTTATAATTATAAAAGTACCATATGTGAGGGGCATGTGGCATTTTAGGTCCATGCTCCGTAGTCCCTAGTATCTTTAATCCTATTTCAGAGGCATATTTTGCATTTTCCAATAATGTGGTGTACGCATGCCCACTAGCTATTGTATGTGTATGTAAATCTAAAGTATATTTCATTTATACCATCCCTTTCTAATGATTATGTTTGTTAAAATAATCTATTATGCTTGTAGCTGCCTTTTCATTTATAGAATCAGTACTTAATAATTCATTATATGACGCTTTTTTTATATTATCTATACTTCCAAACTTTTTCAACAACTCTTTCCTTCTTTTAATTCCTATATTAGGTATATCTTCCAATATAGAATGAAGAACTCTTTTATTTCTAAGACTTCTATGATATGTTATAGAAAATCTATGTACTTCATCTTGTATTCTAGTAATTAATTGCATAATTTTATTATTACTCTTTATATTTATTTCCTTATTATTATATACCAAACCTCTAGTTTTGTGTTTATCATCTTTAACCATACCACAAACTGGTATAGGTATATTTAAATCATTTAACACTTCTAAAGCTACATTTACCTGACCTTTTCCACCATCCATTAAAATCAAATCGGGAAATATACTAAACTTTTCTCCACTTAACATAAGATTTCTGTTTTGTATTTCCTTTATTTCCTTTAATCCATGCTTAAATCTTCTTGTTATTATTTCTTTCATACTATCATAATCATTAGCTCCTTTAACAGTTTTTATTTTAAATCTTCTATAATCACTGTTTTTAGGTCTCCCATCTTCAAAAACTATCATTGTACCAACAGAATCTACTCCTTGTATATTAGAAATATCATATGCTTCTATTCTATTTGGTATATCTTCTAATCCTAATAAGTTTTTA
This region includes:
- a CDS encoding phosphatase; translation: MKYTLDLHTHTIASGHAYTTLLENAKYASEIGLKILGTTEHGPKMPHAPHIWYFYNYKVLPRKIYGVTMLHGCEVNVVDYEGNVDLPKDILKDLDIVIASLHEPCVTPGTIDENTQAILKVMDNPYVDIIGHPGNPAFPIHAEEIVKKAKEKNILIEINNSSFKTSRIGSIPNCTEIAKLCKKYGAKIILGSDSHVCFTIGNFDKVQQILDSIDMPQELIINNDENKLITHLKNKGKLKDIDLH